In the Alteromonas sp. M12 genome, one interval contains:
- a CDS encoding error-prone DNA polymerase, which yields MAYAELFCQSNFSFLHGASHPQELIQQAHFLGYEAIAITDECSVAGVVRAYTEIKDHKLAIKLIVGSYFKLDDSLRCVLLCPNREAYAELCRIITNARRRSPKGEYSLAKWDLKTIKHCLMLWLPNGKLNVDEPWANWLKKHYKNRLWIAAQRHLTANEQSMLDHYEKLSQLFDLPICACGGVLMHNPSRLPLQHLLSAIKHGTTVAALGRKLLSNSERCLRSHDKLNKLFKRSWLDNSVEVARMCNFNMRELRYEYPAELIPEGKSPQQHLRDLVEVGIQKRFPEGIKPDIRNIIEKELVLIEEQEYEFFFLTIYDVVQFAQSQQILYQGRGSAANSVVCYCLEITSVDPRQINVLFERFISKERDEPPDIDVDFEHQRREEVIQYIYTKYGRERTAIAATVSCYRFKSALREVGKALGINETQLDFFIKNINRRDSGLNWQAQIAELGLDPASVKGKHFISLVNEIMGFPRHLSQHVGGFIISSGPLYQLVPIENAAMAERSVIQWDKDDLESLGLLKVDVLALGMLTAIRKSFQLVEKHYGHSLSIAQITKLEDDPQVYKMIQQADTVGVFQIESRAQMSMLPRLKPKTYYDLVIQIAIVRPGPIQGDMVHPFLRRRDGKEPIEYPSEEVAGVLSRTMGVPIFQEQVIQLAMVAAGFSGGEADQLRRAMASWKKNGQLMQFQHKLINGMLERGYTQDYAQRIFNQICGFGEYGFPESHSASFAVLAYVSSWLKYYYPQAFYVGLLNSWPMGFYPPAQLIQDAKRHHIKILPICINHSDYDHILQKDGDTFAIRLGLRMIKGLSKSAAQLLVNQRPQNGYKSVVELKQLSVQRDHMEALASANALSSLAQNRYKARWALMESESELPLFKNQEQSFLFDVAPTDVEEMVEDYAATSMSLTHHPIKLLRNAGKLGKYTAAKQLAEKQHKSVVNVIGVVIGRQAPGTAAGVTFITLEDDTGCCNVVVWQATARAQKKAFLKSKIIKVSGILERGDGDVTHIIAGKITDLSHLLEDLNTTSRDFH from the coding sequence ATGGCCTACGCTGAGTTATTCTGCCAGTCTAATTTTAGCTTTTTGCATGGTGCTTCCCATCCTCAGGAACTCATTCAACAAGCGCATTTTTTAGGCTATGAAGCAATAGCAATTACTGATGAATGTTCTGTTGCAGGCGTAGTAAGGGCTTACACCGAAATTAAAGATCACAAGCTTGCAATTAAACTCATCGTAGGCAGTTATTTTAAACTAGATGACAGCTTGCGGTGTGTTTTGTTATGCCCTAACCGGGAAGCTTATGCTGAATTATGTCGAATCATTACAAATGCTAGACGACGCTCACCTAAAGGTGAATATAGCTTGGCTAAATGGGATCTTAAAACCATTAAACATTGCTTAATGTTGTGGCTGCCCAATGGCAAACTAAATGTTGATGAACCTTGGGCAAATTGGTTAAAAAAGCACTATAAAAATCGTTTATGGATCGCCGCCCAACGTCACCTCACTGCCAATGAGCAATCGATGCTCGACCATTATGAAAAGCTCAGCCAGTTATTTGATCTTCCAATCTGTGCTTGCGGCGGTGTGCTAATGCACAATCCAAGTCGCCTCCCTTTACAGCATCTGCTCAGCGCCATCAAACACGGTACTACGGTGGCCGCGCTTGGTCGTAAACTACTATCCAATAGTGAACGTTGTTTACGTAGTCATGACAAGCTCAACAAGCTTTTCAAACGGAGTTGGCTGGATAACTCAGTAGAAGTTGCCCGTATGTGCAATTTTAATATGCGAGAGCTGCGATATGAGTATCCTGCAGAACTTATTCCTGAAGGAAAATCCCCCCAACAACACCTTAGAGACTTAGTCGAAGTAGGTATTCAAAAACGCTTTCCAGAAGGCATAAAACCTGACATTCGTAATATTATTGAAAAAGAATTGGTACTCATTGAGGAACAAGAATATGAATTCTTTTTTCTCACTATTTATGATGTAGTGCAATTTGCGCAGTCTCAACAGATTTTATATCAAGGACGGGGTTCGGCGGCGAATTCCGTAGTTTGTTATTGTTTAGAGATCACTTCTGTCGATCCTCGTCAAATTAACGTGCTATTTGAACGCTTCATTTCCAAAGAGCGAGATGAGCCCCCTGATATTGATGTCGACTTTGAACACCAACGCAGAGAAGAGGTAATTCAATATATCTATACTAAATATGGACGGGAACGCACCGCCATAGCGGCAACCGTATCCTGCTACCGTTTCAAAAGTGCGTTACGGGAAGTGGGTAAGGCATTGGGGATAAACGAAACCCAGCTAGACTTTTTTATTAAAAATATTAACCGTCGAGACAGCGGTCTAAATTGGCAGGCACAAATTGCCGAATTAGGTCTAGATCCTGCCTCAGTAAAAGGTAAACACTTCATCTCTTTGGTCAATGAAATAATGGGTTTTCCAAGACACCTATCCCAACATGTAGGAGGTTTTATTATTTCATCAGGTCCTTTATATCAGCTTGTACCTATTGAAAATGCGGCCATGGCAGAGCGCAGCGTCATACAATGGGATAAAGACGATCTGGAAAGCCTAGGATTATTGAAAGTCGATGTGTTGGCCTTAGGTATGCTCACTGCCATTCGTAAATCTTTTCAATTAGTCGAAAAGCACTATGGTCACTCCCTCAGCATAGCGCAGATCACCAAACTCGAAGATGATCCACAAGTCTACAAAATGATTCAACAAGCCGATACGGTTGGGGTTTTTCAAATCGAATCCCGTGCGCAAATGAGCATGCTGCCTCGCCTTAAGCCGAAAACCTATTATGATTTGGTGATTCAAATTGCGATTGTCAGGCCTGGGCCTATCCAAGGTGACATGGTTCATCCATTTTTACGCAGACGTGATGGCAAGGAGCCTATCGAATATCCCTCAGAAGAAGTCGCTGGGGTGCTTAGTCGAACCATGGGTGTACCCATTTTTCAGGAGCAGGTTATTCAACTGGCTATGGTCGCTGCTGGTTTTAGCGGTGGCGAAGCCGATCAACTTAGACGAGCAATGGCAAGTTGGAAGAAAAACGGACAACTCATGCAATTCCAACACAAACTCATCAATGGCATGCTTGAACGAGGTTATACGCAAGATTATGCCCAACGTATATTCAACCAAATATGTGGCTTTGGTGAATATGGGTTTCCGGAGTCCCACTCGGCATCATTTGCGGTACTTGCCTACGTGTCATCTTGGCTTAAGTATTATTACCCGCAGGCATTTTACGTGGGTCTGTTGAATAGTTGGCCCATGGGTTTTTATCCACCAGCACAATTAATTCAAGACGCGAAACGCCATCACATTAAGATACTCCCCATCTGCATCAATCACTCTGATTATGATCATATCTTGCAAAAAGATGGGGACACCTTCGCCATACGTCTAGGATTACGCATGATCAAAGGGTTGTCGAAGAGTGCTGCACAACTACTGGTTAATCAACGCCCCCAAAACGGCTATAAATCTGTTGTTGAACTAAAACAGTTGTCAGTTCAGCGCGATCATATGGAAGCCCTTGCCAGCGCCAATGCACTATCCTCACTGGCCCAGAATCGCTATAAAGCACGCTGGGCATTAATGGAGAGTGAGTCGGAATTACCCTTGTTCAAAAATCAGGAACAATCATTCTTATTTGATGTTGCACCAACAGATGTAGAGGAAATGGTTGAAGACTATGCGGCAACAAGCATGTCGTTAACCCATCATCCGATAAAATTATTACGTAATGCGGGGAAATTAGGTAAGTACACAGCGGCAAAGCAATTGGCTGAAAAGCAGCATAAATCTGTAGTCAATGTTATCGGTGTGGTCATTGGTAGACAAGCACCAGGCACCGCAGCAGGAGTAACCTTTATTACCTTAGAAGATGATACGGGTTGTTGCAATGTAGTGGTATGGCAGGCTACCGCTCGGGCACAAAAAAAGGCTTTTTTAAAATCAAAAATAATCAAAGTTAGCGGTATTTTGGAGCGTGGCGATGGTGATGTCACTCATATCATTGCAGGGAAAATTACTGACTTGAGTCACTTACTGGAAGATTTAAATACCACTTCCAGAGATTTCCATTGA
- a CDS encoding YjbH domain-containing protein: MITIKRMLALVVMTNAALISFITSTAYASEQSFDDDNGDVSQMIRGGAGLIQTPTARMAKEGSFTLNYNDIDQYRFWSASLQLFPWMESTVRYTDVRTQLYSQDPSFSGDQTLKDKGIDVKFRLIKESYYLPDVSFGLTDIGGTGFFSSEFLNFSKNLGPFDIHLGVGTGYLGAGGNITNPLCEIKDSFCERPGGFGGRGGKIDYNEFFKGPASVFGGIEYRTPIEGLTLKLEYDGNDYVNDRAGTLEQDSEWNVGAVYKYNNWDFNVSYQRGNTFGFGVSYNFNMHTVKQHKFDRPPRELNNAKPAESVETINRDRLYADLVNEGSFIINATHTGEDEMTFYGTQLGYRDHDEATQRVGRILASELPDSIKTYKLVDTLANIPLLETKIDAQEFKVAANYQRLETDIQSAYVRQNPTQSTVDNYHPKDYSGAFFNMESFWIQTFGNPEDFYLYQGGAYLNGGYQFNPNFSVRGGLKVTVLENFDKFNFLVDSETSHLPRVRTQVREYVTRSKVTMENAYLHWFDKIAEDTYAQVYGGYLETMFGGVGTEVLYRPVDSSLAFGVDLNYVQQRDFNNETGFFDYKAFTGHASVYWTPEFLPDMQLTVNAGQFLAKDKGVNIDVAKRFDSGIIVGAYAAFTNVSAEEYGEGSFTKGFYISIPFDLFSLAPAKGRGKIPWIPIGRDGGQMLQRPVKLKNLTEARAPFYD, encoded by the coding sequence ATGATCACAATTAAAAGGATGTTAGCTCTTGTTGTAATGACTAACGCCGCGTTAATTAGTTTTATTACATCAACTGCATATGCCTCTGAGCAATCGTTTGACGACGATAATGGAGATGTGTCGCAAATGATTAGGGGCGGAGCCGGTTTAATACAGACTCCCACAGCGCGGATGGCTAAAGAAGGCTCGTTCACTTTAAACTATAACGATATTGATCAATATCGATTTTGGTCAGCAAGCCTGCAGCTTTTCCCGTGGATGGAGTCTACAGTTCGTTATACCGACGTAAGAACACAACTTTATAGCCAAGATCCAAGCTTTAGTGGTGATCAAACCCTAAAAGACAAAGGCATTGATGTTAAGTTTCGACTGATTAAAGAAAGCTATTATTTACCTGATGTTTCATTTGGTTTAACGGATATCGGTGGAACCGGTTTCTTTAGCAGTGAGTTTCTTAACTTTAGTAAAAATCTTGGCCCCTTTGACATACATCTTGGTGTAGGTACCGGTTACCTTGGCGCAGGTGGAAATATCACTAACCCACTGTGTGAAATTAAGGATTCATTTTGTGAGCGTCCTGGTGGATTTGGTGGTCGAGGTGGAAAAATTGACTACAACGAGTTCTTCAAAGGTCCAGCGTCGGTTTTTGGTGGCATTGAGTATAGAACACCTATTGAGGGGCTAACCCTTAAGCTAGAATATGACGGTAATGATTATGTAAATGACCGTGCTGGAACGCTAGAACAAGACAGTGAGTGGAATGTTGGCGCGGTTTATAAATACAATAATTGGGACTTTAACGTAAGTTATCAAAGGGGCAATACCTTTGGTTTTGGCGTGTCATACAACTTCAATATGCACACGGTTAAACAACATAAATTTGATCGCCCACCTAGAGAGCTGAACAATGCGAAACCGGCAGAATCAGTTGAAACAATTAACCGTGATCGCCTGTATGCTGATTTAGTAAATGAAGGCAGTTTTATCATTAATGCAACTCATACTGGTGAAGACGAAATGACGTTTTACGGAACTCAGTTAGGTTACCGTGATCATGATGAGGCAACTCAGCGTGTTGGTAGAATATTAGCTTCCGAGTTACCTGATTCTATTAAAACCTATAAGTTGGTGGATACATTGGCCAACATTCCATTACTCGAAACGAAAATAGATGCGCAAGAATTTAAAGTTGCCGCAAACTATCAGCGTTTAGAAACTGATATTCAATCAGCATACGTTCGTCAAAACCCTACTCAATCCACAGTCGATAATTACCACCCCAAAGATTACTCTGGGGCGTTTTTCAATATGGAAAGCTTTTGGATTCAAACTTTTGGTAATCCAGAGGATTTTTACCTTTATCAAGGTGGTGCATATCTTAACGGCGGTTACCAATTTAATCCAAACTTCTCTGTTCGTGGTGGGTTGAAAGTGACTGTGCTTGAAAACTTCGATAAGTTTAATTTTTTAGTCGACTCTGAAACCTCGCATCTACCTAGAGTGCGCACGCAAGTTCGAGAATATGTAACGCGCAGTAAAGTGACTATGGAAAATGCGTACCTGCATTGGTTCGATAAAATTGCAGAAGATACTTATGCGCAAGTGTATGGTGGTTATTTAGAGACCATGTTTGGTGGTGTGGGTACCGAGGTGCTATATCGCCCTGTAGATAGCAGCCTAGCGTTTGGAGTTGATCTAAACTACGTACAACAACGTGACTTTAATAACGAAACAGGGTTCTTCGATTATAAAGCCTTCACTGGTCATGCGAGTGTTTATTGGACGCCTGAATTTTTACCTGACATGCAGCTAACCGTAAATGCTGGTCAGTTCTTGGCAAAAGATAAAGGCGTTAATATCGATGTAGCTAAACGTTTTGACAGTGGCATTATTGTGGGTGCCTATGCCGCATTTACTAATGTATCAGCTGAGGAATATGGAGAAGGTAGCTTTACCAAAGGATTCTATATTTCCATACCATTTGATCTCTTCTCGTTAGCGCCAGCTAAAGGGCGTGGAAAAATTCCATGGATTCCTATTGGCCGTGATGGCGGGCAAATGTTGCAACGCCCAGTTAAGTTGAAAAATTTGACCGAAGCGAGAGCACCATTTTACGATTAG
- a CDS encoding thioesterase family protein — protein sequence MSTKYTRNDYKVFYPMQTRWADNDIYGHVNNVQYYAYFDTAVNRYLIEEGGLNIHSDAVVGFVVESKCQYFSAIAYPQSLQIGLRVSRLGNSSVTYEIGIFVEGESSPSAQGHFVHVFVEQQSNKSTAIPSNILEALKLIQVE from the coding sequence ATGTCAACTAAGTACACTCGAAACGATTATAAAGTTTTTTATCCTATGCAAACCCGCTGGGCTGATAACGATATCTATGGGCATGTTAATAATGTTCAGTATTACGCTTATTTCGACACTGCAGTTAACCGTTATTTAATTGAAGAAGGCGGTTTGAATATTCATAGCGATGCAGTGGTGGGCTTTGTTGTTGAATCAAAATGTCAGTACTTTTCTGCCATTGCGTATCCACAATCTTTGCAAATTGGTTTGCGAGTTTCTCGTTTAGGCAATAGCTCGGTTACCTATGAAATTGGAATTTTTGTTGAGGGAGAGAGTTCACCGTCAGCACAAGGTCATTTTGTGCATGTGTTTGTTGAACAACAATCTAACAAGAGTACTGCTATTCCTTCGAATATTCTTGAAGCCCTTAAATTGATTCAGGTTGAGTAG